The window TATGCCGCCACGCCGACATAACAGGTCACTCGCTCCTGCGCCGACGTTTGGGCCACAGCTGTTCGAGCCGTTCCCTGATACGCTTTTCCACGCCGTTATCGGTGGGCTTGTAGTACACCCGAGGTCCTATTTCCTTGGGGAAGTAATCCTGTTCCACAAAGCCGCCATGGTCGTGAGGGTAGTGGTAGCCGGCGGCATAGCCAAATTGGCGCATGAGCTGGGTGGGGGCGTTACGCAGGTGCAAGGGCACAGAGCCGGGCTGTTCCTGGCGCACATCGGCAGTGGCTGCCTCGATCGCGAGGTAGGAGGCGTTGCTCTTCGGCGCAGAAGCCAGGTAGGTCGTGGCCTGGGCCAAGATGATGCGGGCCTCCGGCATGCCCACGGCGTGTACTGCCTGGAAGGCCGAGGTGGCCACCATCAGCGCATGGGGGTCGGCGTTGCCGATGTCCTCTGAGGCGAGAATAATCAGCCGGCGCGCCACAAAGAGCGGGTCCTCCCCCCCTTCCAGCATGCGCGCCAGCCAGTAAAGCGCGGCATCTGGGTCCGATCCCCGCACGCTCTTGATAAAGGCCGAGATGGTGTCGTAGTGGTAGTCGCCTTTCTTGTCATAAAGGAGGGTGCGCCGTTGCATTGCCTCCTCGATGAGCTCGCGGGTGATGGTGACATGCCCCTCCTTTGCAGGCGCCAGCCGAACCGCCAGCTCCAGGGCGTTCAGCGCCACACGCGCATCGCCCGCCGAAAGCTGCAGCAGGAGCTGACGCGCCCCCTCCGCGAAAGTAATGCGCAACCGACTCAGCTCCTCATCCCGCTGGAGTGCCCCCACTAGCACCGCATCCAATTCCGCCTCCGTGAGGGGCTCCATCTTGTAAACCCGGCAGCGCGACAACAACGGGGGGATGACCTCGAAACTGGGGTTCTCGGTCGTGGCACCAATGAGGAGGATGGTCCCGTCCTCAACCGCATGCAGCAGCGCATCCTGCTGCGCCTTGTTGAAGCGGTGGATTTCATCAATGAAGAGAATGGTACGCCTGCCGCTGCGCGTCCGCAATTGCCGCGCCTTGTCGATGACGGCACGAACCTCTGCCACACCCGAGGTCACCGCGCTGAGGGAGAAAAAGCTGCAATGCGTCTCGCGAGCGATAATACGCGCCAACGTAGTTTTCCCCACGCCGGGCGGCCCCCAGAAGATCATCGACATCAGCTCATCGCGCTCGATGGCCCTGCGTAGCACCTTGCCCTCCCCAACAAGGTGCGCCTGCCCCACAAACTCGGCAAGGGTCCTCGGCCGCACCCGGTCGGCAAGAGGCGCCTCTGGCGAGACAGGAGCTGATTCGGGTTCTGGCTCAAAAAGGCTCATCGCTTCGACTTACCGGCTGTGCACCACCTGCACGGAATTCTCCTGTGTGAATTTAGCCAAAACTCGCCAGATAATCAAGGCGTAAATCTCGACCGATGCCGGCGCACGGGCACCGCCGCGACTGCCGGCACCTCTTACCGAGAATGCGTTTGGGAGGACCGCCGGCCCCGGTAGCTGCTTGTCCAGCTCACGATGAGGCCGATAAGTATGGAGAGGAACAGGTAGCAGATGATGGTTTGCGACATGATCAGCATTTTGGCGCCGGCAGTGAGCGGCACAATGTCCCCGTAGCCCACCGTGGTGGCCGTGATCACGCTCAGGTACAAAAAGTCCAAGAGCGGGTCGATGCTGGCCTCCATCTTGAACAGGCGATGCGGCACGTGCGGGTCAAGGATGGTGTAGAGCAAGGTGTAGCTGAGCACGGTGGTAACGTAAAGAAAGGCAAACTGCGCCAGCGTGCTTTCGCGCGACACGGCCTCGCCGCGCCAGACAGCGCGCAGGCTCAAAGCAAATTCGTAGACGTTGAGCGCCACTGCCACTGCCAGCAGGGCGAGGATAATCCAATAGAGATCTCGGTGGCAGATGATGTAGTACTCCACGATTCCTGCCACAAAGAGTATGGGGAGAAGGGCCATGGCCCAGAACACTGAGCGCCGCCGTCGCAGCAAAGCCGCACGCAGTAGATTCGCCCCACCCACCAGCGTGGCCACCGCGCCGCCCGCCTGCACATAGCTACCGCTTGACTTGCCGATGCGGACAAAGGCGCCGAGCACGTAGCAGAGCACAAAAATGACTATTGCCACGCTGGCAACTGTGCGGAAACGCCGCGCCCACAAGGCAAACCAGTCGTGCCACCCCCGCTTCCTTCGCTTTGGTCTTGGCATACTCCCTCTTTCGTGAGCCATCCGAAAGACACCGAGCCGGTGCCCTCCCTGTACGGGGCCCATACGAAAACCAGCGCGTTACTTCTTCTTGTTGGCCGCTATGTGACCTCGAAAGATGTGCCGCGAGTCGTGCAGAGTGATGAAGGCATCCCGATCGATGCTCTCCACGGTCTTGATCACCTGTCTGCTCTGCTTGCGGCGCACCGTGGTATAGACCAACTCCACCGGCCCTTTCATCCCTTCTCCCGGAACCACCGTCACCCCGAACCCTGCCTCGCGCAACGCAGTCGCAATCTGGCGCGAAAAACGCTGCGAGATGATGCGGATGTGTGACCACCCCAACGCCAGTTTATGCTCGATAGTGATCCCCAGCAAGGTCCCGCACGCAAAGCCTCCTGAATAGGCGATGACGCTTATGATGTTGTGCATCCCGGAGATGGCCTTGGAGATGGCCACCAGGAAGATAGTGACCTCCACGAAACCAATGAGGGCCGCCACGATGCGCCGCCCCTGGATGATGAAGATCATCCGAATCGTGCCAAGACTGACGTCGATGATTCGGAAGAAAAAAATCATGATCGCGTTCAGCGCCAGACTCATATGTATCCTCGCTCACATTGCTAGCAATTCAATGTCCGGCCAGGAAGGCCTCCACCTCGGCAGCGCGCGGCAGTGAGGGTTGCGCTCCCAGCGTCTGCACTGCCAAGGCGGCAGCCGCATTCGCGTAGCGCACCGCATCAGGCAACGCTAGGCCTTGCACCAATCCTACGGCTAACGCACCGTTGAACGCATCGCCTGCGGCAGTCGTGTCCACTGCCTTCACCGGGAAACCGGGCACCAAAACGCCATCGCTGCCGTCGAAAAAGAAGGCTCCTTTGGCGCCAAGGGTGATGATGACGTTCTTGACGCCTGTCCGATGGAGGCGAACGGCGGCTTCACGCACGTGCGCGCCACCACTCACCCTCACGCCCGTGAGCAGCTCCGCTTCGCTCTCGTTGGGGGTGATGATGCTTACCATAGGCAACAGCTCTGCAGGCAGAGGCCGCCCCGGTGCCGGATTGAGGATGACCGGCACGCCCGCTCTGGCTGCCATATCCACGGCATGTAGAACCGTTTCCAGCGGCGTTTCCAATTGCACCAGTAACACACCGGCACTGGCAAGCACCGTGCGCGCTTTGTCCACGTCCGCAGGGGTCAGGTGTTCATTCGCGCCCAAAGCCACCACGATGCGGTTTTGTCCCTGTTCTTCCAGCACAATGAGGGCCACGCCGGAGGGGTAGGTCGGGTCCACTGCTACAAAGTCGCAGTGTACGCCCTCGGCAGTGAGGCCGGCGATGGCCTGCCTGCCGAAGAGGTCATCCCCCACGCGCGCGACGAACCAGACCTCCGCCCCAAGGCGTGCCGCAGCGACCGCCTGATTTGCCCCTTTGCCGCCGGCCGCGATGAAAAAGCCGCTCCCCAGCACCGTCTCGCCTGCCGCCGGTGCCCGAGGGCAGCGCACCACAAGGTCGGTATTGGAACTGCCCACAACCACAATCCTCTTACCCGGGGTCTCGGCCATGCTGTGCGCTTCTCCGCCAATTCCTTTGTCAAAGCCACTCCACCTGCACGCCATCGTCGGCGCGGCAGACCAGAATGCCGGGCTCACGACCAAAGCGTCGGACATAGTCGCTGCACACCCGCTCGCGAAACGCCTCGACGGCGTCCGTGCGCACCAGATTGACGGTGCACCCACCGAATCCCGCTCCGGTCAGGCGGGCACCCAGCGTGCCGTCAACTGCCAGGGCGCTCTCCACCAGGGTGTCCAACTCTGGACAGCTCACCTCGTAAAGGTCGCGCAAACTCTCATGCGATTGGACCATCAGCCGGCCAAAGTGGCTCAGGTCGCCCCCCTCCAGCGCACGGACAGCATCCAGCACGCGGGCGTTTTCCCGCACCACGTGCTCGCAGCGTCGCCTCACCACCTCCGGCAGGCGCCCGCTCAACTCGGCAAACTGCTCTACACTGACGTCGCGAAGGGCCCTGACCTCCGGCAGCCACTGCCGAATCAGACGCACACCTTCTTCACACTGGGCGCGGCGCTCGTTGTAAGCGGAGGAAGCCAGGCCGCGCTTCTTCTTGCTGTCGCAGATGACCAATGCACTCTCACGCAGCTGCAGCGGCACCAGCCGATAGTCCAAAGAACGGCAGTCCAGGAAAAGGGCGTGGTCGCGGCGACCGAGCCGGCAGACGAACATGTCCATGATCCCGCACTTGGTGCCCGCGAACTGGTGTTCGGCCTGCTGTACCAGTTTGATGAGCTCCAGCTCTTGCATCCTGAATGGGTACAGTGCCTGAACCAGAGAGGCCATCCCGACCTCAAGAGCCGCAGAGGAGCTCAGTCCCGCCGCCCGCGGCAGATTGCCGGCAATGAGGACGTCAAATCCGTCCAGCGCTACGCCCCGCGCTTGCAGGAGTTGCAGCACCCCGATGAGGTAGACGCTCCAGTGGTGTGGCTTGTCGGGCCGTTCCTGCTGGACGGGAAACGTGGCAAGCTCGTCGAACTCGGCGGCATAGGCACGCACCTTTGCACCTGCTCGTCGCCGAGCAAGAAAGTAGATGTGCCGGTCAATAGCTGCCGGCAGCACAAAGCCGTCGTTGTAGTCGGTGTGTTCGCCGATGAGGTTCACGCGGCCAGCAGCGCGCACCAGCACCTGTGGTGGCGCACCGAAGTGGAGGGTGAACTGTTCAAGCAGCGGTTCTCTTGCTATCGAACTTGCCACGTGTCGCCTTTCCAGTGCTCACCGGTCGCAGGGTCCAAGGCGGGGGCTCTCTTGTGCCGTAAGAAAAAAGGGCGAGATGCCGTGGCGGGCACGGTTCTTTTCTCGCCCGTCTTGAGCGTCCCCTAGGGGAGTCGAACCCCTGTTGCAGGATCGAAAATCCTGAGTCCTGACCACTAGACGAAGGGGACGGCGCTGGCTGCCGCGCGATGAGGGCGGCGAGCCCAATCATTGGGGTGAGCGACGGGATTCGAACCCGCGACCACCAGGGCCACAGCCTAGTGCTCTATCCAGCTGAGCTACGCTCACCGTGGTGCCATTCCTCGCCGAGGCGGCAAAATATACGAAAATTCGTGTGGCAAAACAAGGGGAAAACATTGGCGGGGTTGGGCTCCACCACCACTGCCGACAAGGTACGCCCGGAGTGCGCCGCCTTTATGCGGCGCTGCGCCGTCGCCAGACGGCGCGCGGAGGGAGGGAAGCCGGGAGGTGTGAAACGGGGCGCGGGCCCAAGACGCGTGAGGGGCAGCGGGGCAGGCCCCCGCCCCCGCAGTGCATAAAGGCACTGCACTCCAGCCCTCCCCACCCCGCAACGCATAAAGGCGTTGCACTCCAACCCCGCACCATTAGGCGCAGGGCGGCTTCCCCCACGGCAGCGCATACACAAGTGCGCACCCCCCGGAAAAACCGATTGCCTCTTTCCCGCGTTCTGTGTAAATTTGCAGCCACGGCACAATCGCCAAGGCATGGAGGTCGCGCGAATCGTGATGGGCGGCAACGGGAAACGAGGGTCGAGGACAACCCGCAGGGCAGCCGGGTGCACCATCCTAGCGGTGGGCATCCTCCTTCTCCTCCTGCTGCTCTACGCCCGCTGGATTGAACCAACTCGCCTGCAGGTAACCCACCTCTACCTCCAGAGCCCAAAACTGGCGCCTGCACAGCAGCCGATCACCATCGTGCAGCTCTCCGACCTGCACATGCGCACCCTCACCCCTTTCTACCAAAAAGTGGCACATGTAACAAACAGCTTCGCCCCCGACCTGGTGGTCATTACCGGCGACCTCATTGGCTCCTCGCGCTGGCTGGCCAAAGAGCACTCCCAGCTCTTGCACTCGACCTTGGCCAGCGTGGCCCGATTCGTCGGGCTCCTCAAGGCCCCGCACGGGGTCTTTGTCGTGCGCGGCAACAACGAGCTGGTGGCGCAGAAGGAACTCAACAACACGGTGCTGGATGCCCTGCGCGCAGCCGGTGCCACCGTGCTCTGCAATCAGCATCAGCGCGTCGAGGTGAACAGTGTGCCGCTCTACGTCCTGGGCGCGGACTTTTTTTCCTTCCACCCTGCGCTCTATGCTGATTTCACCGTCGAACGCCACGACGGCACCTGCCTGATGCGGGCTGGCCGGTCACTGGACAACGCGTACTCCCACTACGTGGGACCAGGGAGCAGGGACTGGCAGAACTACGAATGTACCGGTGCAATGAGCTATTCCGGTTCCGGCGAGGCGGGCGTGGGAGTGACGGTCTACTCTGCCTTTGGCAGCGGCGAGGACCGCTTCTACCGCCTCCGCTGGCGCGAAGGCCTGTCCGGCATTCGCTTGGACGCCCACGGTTCACCCGTGAATCCGGTCACTATTCCCTTTTCCATGGAGCCGGAGAAGTGGTACAGGTTTCGCCTCCAAGCAGAGTCCCTGGAGGATCGCACCGTGGTCAAGGCCAAGGCCTGGGAAGAAGGTTATCCCGAGCCCCTGAGCTGGCAGCTCGTCTTGGTGGACACCTGCCGGGCGCGACTCACGCGCGGTACCGTGGGCCTGTGGAGCCATGGGGAGGGGCTCAGGCGCTTCAAGGATCTGCGCGTGGTGGACACGAGGCGGGACAGTCTGTTGCTGGCTGCACCATCATGTCACAGCGGCCCAGACCCAGAGGGGTGGTTGGACTTTGCACTTGAGCGCGAGGGCATACGAGCGGCGGCGCATGGCATCCCGCATGAAGCCTTCACGCTGCTGCTGGCGCACTCACCGGATATGGTGCGGCCGGCGGAGGACCTGGGCATTGACCTGGTGCTTGCCGGCCACACGCACGGCGGCCAGGTCCGCCTGCCCCTTGTAGGAGCGCTGTACGCCCAAACGCTCCTGGGCAGACGTTACGCCGCCGGCCTTTTCAGCTTTGGCACCACCAAACTGTACGTGAACCGGGGCATTGGGAACGCCTTCGTTCCTTTTCGCTTTCTCTGTCGACCCGAGATCACCGTTATCCACCTCCTACCAGGGGCAAACCCTGAGAACAGGTTGGGGACAAACGCAGATGAGGAGGCACGCCATGGCATACCTAATGGGCATTGACG of the candidate division KSB1 bacterium genome contains:
- a CDS encoding DUF5698 domain-containing protein, translated to MSLALNAIMIFFFRIIDVSLGTIRMIFIIQGRRIVAALIGFVEVTIFLVAISKAISGMHNIISVIAYSGGFACGTLLGITIEHKLALGWSHIRIISQRFSRQIATALREAGFGVTVVPGEGMKGPVELVYTTVRRKQSRQVIKTVESIDRDAFITLHDSRHIFRGHIAANKKK
- the rbsK gene encoding ribokinase — protein: MAETPGKRIVVVGSSNTDLVVRCPRAPAAGETVLGSGFFIAAGGKGANQAVAAARLGAEVWFVARVGDDLFGRQAIAGLTAEGVHCDFVAVDPTYPSGVALIVLEEQGQNRIVVALGANEHLTPADVDKARTVLASAGVLLVQLETPLETVLHAVDMAARAGVPVILNPAPGRPLPAELLPMVSIITPNESEAELLTGVRVSGGAHVREAAVRLHRTGVKNVIITLGAKGAFFFDGSDGVLVPGFPVKAVDTTAAGDAFNGALAVGLVQGLALPDAVRYANAAAALAVQTLGAQPSLPRAAEVEAFLAGH
- a CDS encoding replication-associated recombination protein A, producing the protein MSLFEPEPESAPVSPEAPLADRVRPRTLAEFVGQAHLVGEGKVLRRAIERDELMSMIFWGPPGVGKTTLARIIARETHCSFFSLSAVTSGVAEVRAVIDKARQLRTRSGRRTILFIDEIHRFNKAQQDALLHAVEDGTILLIGATTENPSFEVIPPLLSRCRVYKMEPLTEAELDAVLVGALQRDEELSRLRITFAEGARQLLLQLSAGDARVALNALELAVRLAPAKEGHVTITRELIEEAMQRRTLLYDKKGDYHYDTISAFIKSVRGSDPDAALYWLARMLEGGEDPLFVARRLIILASEDIGNADPHALMVATSAFQAVHAVGMPEARIILAQATTYLASAPKSNASYLAIEAATADVRQEQPGSVPLHLRNAPTQLMRQFGYAAGYHYPHDHGGFVEQDYFPKEIGPRVYYKPTDNGVEKRIRERLEQLWPKRRRRSE
- a CDS encoding metallophosphoesterase — protein: MGGNGKRGSRTTRRAAGCTILAVGILLLLLLLYARWIEPTRLQVTHLYLQSPKLAPAQQPITIVQLSDLHMRTLTPFYQKVAHVTNSFAPDLVVITGDLIGSSRWLAKEHSQLLHSTLASVARFVGLLKAPHGVFVVRGNNELVAQKELNNTVLDALRAAGATVLCNQHQRVEVNSVPLYVLGADFFSFHPALYADFTVERHDGTCLMRAGRSLDNAYSHYVGPGSRDWQNYECTGAMSYSGSGEAGVGVTVYSAFGSGEDRFYRLRWREGLSGIRLDAHGSPVNPVTIPFSMEPEKWYRFRLQAESLEDRTVVKAKAWEEGYPEPLSWQLVLVDTCRARLTRGTVGLWSHGEGLRRFKDLRVVDTRRDSLLLAAPSCHSGPDPEGWLDFALEREGIRAAAHGIPHEAFTLLLAHSPDMVRPAEDLGIDLVLAGHTHGGQVRLPLVGALYAQTLLGRRYAAGLFSFGTTKLYVNRGIGNAFVPFRFLCRPEITVIHLLPGANPENRLGTNADEEARHGIPNGH
- a CDS encoding ion channel, yielding MPRPKRRKRGWHDWFALWARRFRTVASVAIVIFVLCYVLGAFVRIGKSSGSYVQAGGAVATLVGGANLLRAALLRRRRSVFWAMALLPILFVAGIVEYYIICHRDLYWIILALLAVAVALNVYEFALSLRAVWRGEAVSRESTLAQFAFLYVTTVLSYTLLYTILDPHVPHRLFKMEASIDPLLDFLYLSVITATTVGYGDIVPLTAGAKMLIMSQTIICYLFLSILIGLIVSWTSSYRGRRSSQTHSR
- a CDS encoding galactokinase yields the protein MASSIAREPLLEQFTLHFGAPPQVLVRAAGRVNLIGEHTDYNDGFVLPAAIDRHIYFLARRRAGAKVRAYAAEFDELATFPVQQERPDKPHHWSVYLIGVLQLLQARGVALDGFDVLIAGNLPRAAGLSSSAALEVGMASLVQALYPFRMQELELIKLVQQAEHQFAGTKCGIMDMFVCRLGRRDHALFLDCRSLDYRLVPLQLRESALVICDSKKKRGLASSAYNERRAQCEEGVRLIRQWLPEVRALRDVSVEQFAELSGRLPEVVRRRCEHVVRENARVLDAVRALEGGDLSHFGRLMVQSHESLRDLYEVSCPELDTLVESALAVDGTLGARLTGAGFGGCTVNLVRTDAVEAFRERVCSDYVRRFGREPGILVCRADDGVQVEWL